The proteins below are encoded in one region of Magnetococcales bacterium:
- a CDS encoding hemerythrin domain-containing protein, which yields MSTILVDVLKAQHLEIRGVVASADPLLDSSPDDQEAMDTLREVMNQLAILAASHFFQEELLLHSQLLNHPDPKVRESVTTTIQETTAIGEEVEGCLRDWNTIRTSPEENAAILQRIRAALQALDQRINVEENHLFPKLMDLEP from the coding sequence ATGAGTACCATTCTCGTGGATGTGCTCAAAGCCCAACACCTGGAAATAAGAGGTGTGGTCGCCAGCGCAGACCCCCTGCTCGACAGCTCCCCCGACGATCAGGAAGCGATGGACACCTTGCGAGAGGTGATGAACCAACTCGCCATCCTCGCCGCCTCCCATTTTTTTCAGGAGGAGCTTCTCCTCCACTCCCAACTCCTCAACCATCCCGACCCCAAAGTGCGGGAATCAGTCACCACCACCATCCAGGAAACCACCGCCATCGGTGAAGAGGTGGAAGGGTGCCTGCGGGATTGGAATACCATCCGCACCAGCCCCGAAGAAAATGCCGCCATCCTCCAACGCATCCGAGCAGCTCTGCAAGCCCTGGACCAGCGAATCAACGTGGAGGAAAACCACCTGTTTCCAAAGCTGATGGATCTGGAACCTTGA
- a CDS encoding response regulator gives MKRENPDPPDNQSLSAQTLASPGAEFTAGVEDSTGTHRIGSEPPLDPPGKPSHSNILADYRILLVEDDPMLMESYKILVRFLGGDFVFATDFETAMSRFLERSDPFDLIIIDQGLPSGSGVELAKKMLGIRPDTPILLWSGHCSDKLCLQARQAGIARCIEKPFIRADFVREIETSLLAARKLKG, from the coding sequence ATGAAGAGAGAGAATCCGGATCCACCAGACAATCAGTCTCTTTCGGCCCAAACGCTGGCTTCACCCGGCGCCGAATTCACCGCCGGGGTTGAGGATTCCACCGGTACCCATCGCATTGGGTCTGAGCCACCGTTGGATCCCCCTGGAAAGCCCTCCCACTCCAACATTTTGGCGGATTACCGGATATTGCTGGTGGAGGATGATCCCATGTTGATGGAGTCCTATAAAATATTGGTGCGTTTTTTGGGTGGTGATTTTGTCTTTGCCACCGATTTTGAGACCGCCATGAGCCGTTTTTTGGAGAGGTCGGATCCATTTGATCTGATCATCATCGACCAGGGGTTGCCTTCTGGATCCGGGGTTGAATTGGCGAAAAAAATGCTGGGGATACGCCCGGATACCCCCATTCTACTCTGGTCGGGCCACTGCTCCGACAAGCTCTGCCTCCAAGCCCGGCAGGCTGGCATTGCCCGATGCATCGAAAAACCGTTCATTCGTGCTGATTTTGTTCGGGAAATTGAGACGAGCCTGCTTGCAGCCCGGAAGCTGAAAGGGTGA
- the ugpC gene encoding sn-glycerol-3-phosphate ABC transporter ATP-binding protein UgpC: protein MAEVRLVNVSKSYAGEDFAVREVRAEIAAGAFVVIVGPSGCGKSTLLRLIAGLEAVSSGEIEIAGEVVNRLEPAQRDVAMVFQNYALYPHMTVRQNMAYGLKIRKLAKDEIRARVEATAATLGIVDLLDRKPGVLSGGQRQRVAMGRCIVREPRVFLFDEPLSNLDAKLRTRMRLELKKLHKRLKTTSIYVTHDQVEAMTLGEKLIVMNQGRVEQVGAPLALYQRPATRFVAGFLGSPSMNFLPAALSGDGRAVELPVGQRLTLDEAGVMGEGGRSVLLGVRPEDLVLGGEGASLHFRVEMVEVLGADTLVHGGLQGVEESWTLRLPVGDLPEGAESDGELALAVKPGGIHLFDPQSGRRLGE, encoded by the coding sequence ATGGCCGAAGTTCGTCTCGTCAACGTTTCAAAAAGCTATGCCGGGGAGGATTTTGCGGTCCGGGAGGTGCGTGCTGAGATTGCAGCGGGCGCCTTTGTGGTGATTGTGGGACCGTCGGGGTGTGGCAAATCGACGCTGCTGCGTTTGATTGCGGGTTTGGAGGCGGTTAGTTCGGGGGAGATCGAGATTGCCGGAGAGGTGGTCAATCGTCTGGAGCCTGCCCAGCGGGATGTGGCCATGGTGTTTCAAAACTATGCCCTCTATCCCCACATGACGGTGCGTCAAAACATGGCCTATGGGCTGAAAATCCGCAAGCTGGCCAAGGATGAAATCAGGGCGCGGGTGGAAGCGACAGCGGCGACCCTGGGGATTGTCGATCTTCTTGACCGCAAGCCGGGGGTGCTTTCCGGGGGGCAGCGGCAGCGTGTGGCCATGGGGCGCTGTATTGTTCGGGAGCCTCGGGTTTTTCTTTTTGATGAACCTTTGAGCAACCTGGACGCCAAGCTGCGCACCCGGATGCGTCTGGAGCTGAAAAAACTCCATAAGCGTCTCAAGACCACCTCGATTTATGTCACCCACGATCAGGTGGAGGCGATGACCCTGGGGGAAAAACTGATCGTCATGAATCAGGGGCGGGTTGAGCAGGTGGGGGCGCCGTTGGCCCTCTATCAGCGTCCCGCGACCCGTTTTGTGGCGGGATTTTTAGGCTCCCCATCGATGAATTTTTTGCCCGCCGCTCTTTCCGGGGATGGTCGGGCGGTGGAACTCCCCGTGGGGCAACGGCTTACCTTGGATGAGGCGGGGGTGATGGGAGAGGGGGGGCGGTCGGTTCTTTTGGGGGTTCGGCCTGAGGATCTGGTTTTGGGGGGGGAGGGGGCGTCACTGCACTTTCGGGTGGAGATGGTGGAGGTGTTGGGGGCCGATACCCTGGTTCATGGCGGGCTTCAGGGGGTTGAGGAGAGCTGGACGCTGCGTTTGCCGGTGGGGGATTTGCCAGAAGGGGCTGAGAGTGATGGGGAGCTGGCGCTGGCTGTCAAACCGGGTGGCATCCATCTGTTCGATCCCCAAAGCGGCAGACGGCTTGGGGAGTGA